The following proteins are encoded in a genomic region of Dyadobacter sp. UC 10:
- a CDS encoding barstar family protein — translation MKNTHFLVAPNETEVQKTFHAAVIAHIDGKSALAIKDFHNQISEALQFPDYEGTTLEELDEMLNDLSWIGSKQIIIYISNSEDWLSKEKSREKILTIIDMLDATAEDWKWLDDEEGVDKKELRIIFQQSDRIQALLEEQEIVFGVL, via the coding sequence ATGAAGAACACGCACTTTCTGGTCGCGCCAAATGAAACGGAGGTACAGAAAACCTTTCACGCCGCTGTCATCGCACATATTGACGGAAAAAGCGCGCTGGCTATCAAAGACTTTCACAACCAGATCTCGGAGGCACTGCAATTTCCTGATTACGAAGGCACCACTCTGGAAGAACTCGACGAAATGCTGAATGACCTTTCCTGGATCGGTTCGAAGCAGATCATTATTTACATCAGCAATTCGGAGGATTGGCTGTCCAAAGAAAAATCTCGCGAGAAGATCCTCACGATCATCGATATGCTCGACGCAACAGCCGAAGACTGGAAGTGGCTTGACGACGAGGAAGGTGTCGACAAAAAAGAACTACGCATCATTTTCCAACAATCCGACCGCATTCAGGCGCTGCTGGAAGA